The following is a genomic window from uncultured Hyphomonas sp..
AGATGCGCTTCTCGATCCCGTCCTTGCCGGAGTCTGCCCGCACGTCCCAGGCCGCTTCAGCCATGGCGGAGACGACTTCCGGCGGGAAGCTGCGCAGTTGCACGTCATGCTCGCGCAGCAAGAGGTCGAGGTGGACGGCGTTCTGATAGGTGAACTCGCCGACCGAGGTGTGGTTCACGCTTTCGCAGGCCGCTTTGACGATGGCCTGTTCGCCGGGGGAGAAACTGTCCCAGACACGGCGGTTGATGCCGCAGGCGAGGCTGGAGCCCGGCTCGTGGAAGCCGGGGCCGTAATAGTAGGGCGCCTCCCGGTGGAAGCCGAGATAATAGTCGTTCCACGGGCCGACCCATTCGGTCGCGTCGATCGCGCCGGTCTGCAGCGACTGGTAGATCTCGCCGCCCGGAATGGCGATGGACGAGCCGCCGAGCGCACGCAGCACGTCGCCGCCCTGTCCCGGAATGCGCATCTTCAGGCCGACAAGGTCGTCGAGGCTGTTGATCTCCTTGCGGAACCAGCCGCCCATCTGGTGGCCGGAGTTCGCCGCCTGGAATGATTTCACGCCGAACTGGCCGGAAAGCTCGTCCCAGAGTTCCTGTCCGCCGCCGAAATCGATCCAGCCCATGATCTCCTGCGCCGTCATGCCGAACGGCACGGCGGTGAAGAACGGGTAGGCGGAGGATTTGGCCGTCCAGTAGTATTCGGCGCCGTGATACATGTCGGCCGAACCGTTCGCGACCGCGTCGAAACATTCGAAGGCCGGGACGAGTTCGCCGGCGGCAAAGACCTTCACCTCGATCACGCCGTCTGTTTCGGCCATGATGCGGCGGGCGACGCGCTCTGCGGCTTCGCCAAGGCCCGGCAGGCCCTTCGGCCAGGTGGTGACCATGTTCAGCTTGCGCCGGTTGCGGCTGATCGCCGGGGTGCCGGCGAGCGGCGTGGTGCTGGGGTTGGCAAAGGCGGCTGCTGCGCCGCCAAGGCCGAGCACGCCCGCGCCAACGAGATTACGTCTGTTGATCATGCGTTTCCTTCCCCATTACCCGTCAGGGCGCCCGGACCCGGTCTCTTCACGGACCTATTCGTCGTCGCGGAGCAGCCTCCATCGGTCTCCGTCGAGCACTTCGAGCGGTTTGTAACGGCGCTTGTAATCCATTTTCGGGCTGCCCTTGACCCAATAGCCCAGATAGACGTGCGGCAGGCCGAGGTCCTGCGCATGCCGGATATGGTCGAGGATCATGAAGTGGCCGAGCCCGCGGCCGTCCAGATCCGGGTCGAAGAAGGTGTAGACCATCGAGAAGCCGTCATGCAGCACATCAGTGATCGAACAGGCGACCAACGGGGCGTCTTCCTCCGGCCCGTCGCGGTATTCGAAGATCAGGCTTTTCACCGGGCTTTCGCCGACCATGGCCGCATAGTCGCGATAGGACATGTCCGACATGCCGCCGCCGTCGTGGCGGGTTTTCAGATAGGCCTTCAGCAGGTTGTACTGCTCGCGCGTTGGCTCGGCCTCGACCTGGCGGCGGATGAGGTCCCCATTGCGCTGCATGGCGCGCCGGTCATTGCGGGACGGAATGAAATCCCGCGTCGGCACCCGCACGCTGCGGCACGCATTGCAGCGCGGGCAGGCCGGCCGGTAGGCGATGGTCTGGCTGCGCCGGAAGCCGGACTGGCTGAGCAGGTTGTGGACCAGATCTGATTCGGTGATCGAGAGATTCGTGAACGCCTTGCGTTCTTTCCGGCCCGGAAGATACGGACAAGGGCTCGGATTCGTTACGTAAAAACGCAACGAACGCTCCAGACCGGGGGGCAGGATCTTCGAGTCCGTAAATTTCATGCCTCAGACACTACACTTACAGATCGAACCGCCAAGGGGCGAAGAGCGTAAACACGCACCAAAGCACAAAAACGAGCGGTCCGCCGAAGCGAACGAAGTCCCCGAAGCGGTAATGGCCGGGTCCCATGACCAGCATGTTCGTCTGATAGGCGATCGGCGTCGCGAAACTGCAATTGGCACCGTAAATCACCGCCAGCAGGAAAGGTAGCGGATCCGACACGTTCAGCTCGTGCGCCGCAGAGAGCGCAATCGGCGAGAACAGGATGGCCGTCGCCGCATTCGACAGCAGGTTCGTCAGGATGGCGACCGCGAGGAACAGGGCGGAAAGAACGGCCAGCGTGCCATAGGGCGAGGCAATGTTGACCACGGCATGGGCAATGAAGGAGGCCGCGCCGGTCTTCTCCAGCGCCATGCCCATGGCCAGCGCCGCACCGATGACGAGGAAGATGCGCAGGTCCAGCGAGCGGCTCGCCTGC
Proteins encoded in this region:
- a CDS encoding TRAP transporter substrate-binding protein codes for the protein MINRRNLVGAGVLGLGGAAAAFANPSTTPLAGTPAISRNRRKLNMVTTWPKGLPGLGEAAERVARRIMAETDGVIEVKVFAAGELVPAFECFDAVANGSADMYHGAEYYWTAKSSAYPFFTAVPFGMTAQEIMGWIDFGGGQELWDELSGQFGVKSFQAANSGHQMGGWFRKEINSLDDLVGLKMRIPGQGGDVLRALGGSSIAIPGGEIYQSLQTGAIDATEWVGPWNDYYLGFHREAPYYYGPGFHEPGSSLACGINRRVWDSFSPGEQAIVKAACESVNHTSVGEFTYQNAVHLDLLLREHDVQLRSFPPEVVSAMAEAAWDVRADSGKDGIEKRIYDSFERSLKLMRGWSTISDGAYYAARDSNK
- a CDS encoding arginyltransferase produces the protein MKFTDSKILPPGLERSLRFYVTNPSPCPYLPGRKERKAFTNLSITESDLVHNLLSQSGFRRSQTIAYRPACPRCNACRSVRVPTRDFIPSRNDRRAMQRNGDLIRRQVEAEPTREQYNLLKAYLKTRHDGGGMSDMSYRDYAAMVGESPVKSLIFEYRDGPEEDAPLVACSITDVLHDGFSMVYTFFDPDLDGRGLGHFMILDHIRHAQDLGLPHVYLGYWVKGSPKMDYKRRYKPLEVLDGDRWRLLRDDE